CAGCCGTGAGGCGATCACGGCGCGCGGCGATAGTCTGGATATCGCCTGGCTCAGGGATGAGAACGCGGAGGATGCAGCGGATTTGCCGGAACCGGCGGTGTTGGCACGGGAGGCGGTGGACGAGTTGAATGGGGCGGTGGCGGAATTGGAGGCGATAATTACGAGCCTGACCGAGGCCAACGCGACGTGAGCGAAGCCCTACCGATCGGATGGATGCCGGTTCCTATTGGCTCCATATCTGAGGTTGTCGGGGGCGGAACTCCGCCGTCGAAGGACCCGACAAATTTTCACCCATCGGGAGTTGGAATTCCATGGCTAACTCCTGCCGACCTTAGCGGGCATCGAGAACAATATATTGAGCGCGGTGCACGGGACCTCTCCGAAAAGGGCCTTGCGACATGCTCGGCTCGCCCGATGCCAAGGGGAACGGTATTGTTCAGTAGTCGAGCGCCAGTCGGGTACGTCGCTATCGCAGCGTCAGATCAAACGACTACCAACCAAGGTTTTAAGAGCTTCGTTTTTCCGAGCGAGATCGAGCCAAGGTTTGCGTTCTACCAACTGAAACATTTGAAGCCGGTCGCTGAAGCCATGGCCACCGGCACAACTTTCAAGGAGTTGTCAGGAAGCGCCGCCGCCAAACTCCGGTTTTTAGTTGCACCAATTCGTGAACAGCAACGCATCGCCGACAAACTCGACACCGTGCTCGCCCGTGTGGACGCCTGCCGCGACCGCCTGGCCCGCGTCGCCCCGCTGCTCAAACGCTTCCGCCAATCCGTCCTTGCTGCTGCAACGTCCGGCAAGTTGACCGAGGATTGGCGCGTGAAAAATTTGCCATGCCAACAACAAAGTGGGTTGCCATCGGGTTGGTCGCGCTCAACGCTTGCGGCGGCTGCTCTGAATCAAGACAACCTACGTGTACCGATTGCTGAGTCGTTACGACAAAGCCGTCGTGGGTCGTATCGTTACTACGGCGCATCTGGTGCAATCGACAAAATCGACGGATTCACACACGCCGGCGAGTTTCTCCTCGTGGGCGAAGATGGGGCCAACCTCTTAGCGCGCTCAAAGCCCATTGCCTATCGTGCATCAGGTCAGATCTGGGTCAACAATCACGCTCACGTGCTGACGCATAAATCGACCGAACGCTTGGACTTTTTGGCTCATTCAATCAATGCGATTGACCTATCACCGTATGTCACCGGATCGGCACAACCAAAGCTCACTCGGAAGTCGATGGACTCGATCCCACTTCTTCTTCCTCCCGACGACGAACAAACCGAAATCGTCCGCCGAGTCGAAACCCTCTTCGCCTACGCCGACCGCCTCGAAGCCCGCCTCGCCAAGGCCCAAACCGCCGTTGACCGACTGACCCCCGCGCTGCTGGCCAAGGCTTTCCGCGGCGAACTGGTGCCGCAGGACCCGGACGACGAACCCGCCGCCGAACTGCTCAAGCGCCTCGCCGCGCAGCGCGCCGCGTCGCCCGCCACACCGCGCCGGCGTCGCGCCCGCGCCTGAACGATCGGACGCGCGCCAGGCTGGCAGCCGTTCGAGACTCAAGCCGCCTACCGGACCAACCCAATGGCCCACGACGCGAAGCACTTGCAGCAGCCCTTGGCCGGGAACGCACCGGAACCGATGTAAGGGCATGTGGGTGCTCACCGCGTTGTCGATACCTTGACGGTTTGGAGGGCG
This genomic interval from Banduia mediterranea contains the following:
- a CDS encoding restriction endonuclease subunit S yields the protein MPVPIGSISEVVGGGTPPSKDPTNFHPSGVGIPWLTPADLSGHREQYIERGARDLSEKGLATCSARPMPRGTVLFSSRAPVGYVAIAASDQTTTNQGFKSFVFPSEIEPRFAFYQLKHLKPVAEAMATGTTFKELSGSAAAKLRFLVAPIREQQRIADKLDTVLARVDACRDRLARVAPLLKRFRQSVLAAATSGKLTEDWRVKNLPCQQQSGLPSGWSRSTLAAAALNQDNLRVPIAESLRQSRRGSYRYYGASGAIDKIDGFTHAGEFLLVGEDGANLLARSKPIAYRASGQIWVNNHAHVLTHKSTERLDFLAHSINAIDLSPYVTGSAQPKLTRKSMDSIPLLLPPDDEQTEIVRRVETLFAYADRLEARLAKAQTAVDRLTPALLAKAFRGELVPQDPDDEPAAELLKRLAAQRAASPATPRRRRARA